In Elusimicrobiota bacterium, a single window of DNA contains:
- a CDS encoding SDR family NAD(P)-dependent oxidoreductase — MKTVLITGASRGLGRELALAFAHAGYAVAVNYQKEKARAETVVQAIQKSGGTSEAFPCDVRNSQAVGEMIDAVLSRWGHLDVLINNAGLSRNRTLLKMSDEEWSDVIDTNLNGVFRCLRAAARVMAREENGSIINIASYLAFRPSVGAANYAASKAAVVALTRAAAVELGRFSIRVNAVCPGFHETAMGDVLPEEVRKRIQAEHVLGHSTRLDDLTRMVLELAANESISGQIINVDSRLP, encoded by the coding sequence ATGAAAACCGTCTTGATTACAGGCGCGTCCCGCGGTCTTGGCAGGGAACTGGCGCTGGCTTTTGCGCACGCCGGCTATGCGGTGGCGGTGAATTATCAAAAGGAAAAAGCCCGGGCGGAAACGGTTGTCCAGGCGATCCAGAAGTCCGGTGGAACGTCGGAAGCCTTTCCGTGCGATGTACGCAATTCGCAAGCGGTGGGGGAGATGATCGATGCGGTTTTGTCGCGCTGGGGCCACCTGGATGTGTTGATTAATAACGCCGGTCTCTCCCGGAACCGAACCCTGCTCAAAATGTCCGACGAGGAATGGTCCGACGTGATCGATACCAACTTGAACGGCGTGTTTCGGTGCCTCCGGGCGGCGGCTCGCGTCATGGCGCGCGAGGAAAACGGATCCATCATCAATATCGCTTCCTACCTGGCTTTCCGCCCGTCTGTCGGAGCGGCCAACTACGCGGCATCGAAGGCCGCGGTGGTCGCCTTGACCCGCGCCGCGGCTGTTGAGCTGGGGCGGTTCAGTATCCGGGTCAATGCGGTCTGCCCCGGTTTCCATGAGACCGCCATGGGAGACGTATTGCCGGAGGAAGTCCGGAAGCGCATCCAGGCAGAACATGTGCTTGGTCATTCGACTCGTCTGGATGATTTGACGCGGATGGT
- the bioB gene encoding biotin synthase BioB: MNWNLLAEKSLAGTALLRPEAHAVLDAGPDQIPALVAAAYRVRRRFFGNRVRLNYLLNTKSGLCSEDCHYCSQSKQSQAPIQKYPWLSVEEVLHKAGRALELQAGRLCLVASGRSPAPRELEQMVVCAKAVRERYPQLELCCCLGFLSKDEAEALKTAGVDAVNHNLNTSEHYYGNICQTHSYTDRLSTLQGIRQAGLSACSGALVGMGETPDDILDLAYALRELDVESLPVNFLMPIEGTLLAHQTTLTPTRCLSILCLFRFLNPRASLRIAGGREIHLRSLQSLGLYVANSIFIGDYLTTKGQPAEDDLAMIRDMGFAIEGHALPDDAPAPVPQVVLK; the protein is encoded by the coding sequence ATGAATTGGAACCTGTTGGCCGAAAAATCATTAGCTGGAACAGCGTTGTTGCGTCCGGAGGCGCACGCTGTGTTGGACGCCGGGCCGGATCAGATTCCGGCTTTGGTGGCGGCGGCTTATCGGGTCCGGCGGCGCTTCTTCGGAAACCGTGTCCGACTGAATTATCTGCTGAACACCAAAAGCGGTCTCTGCTCCGAGGATTGTCATTACTGTTCCCAATCCAAACAATCCCAGGCGCCGATCCAGAAGTACCCCTGGCTCTCCGTCGAGGAGGTGCTTCATAAAGCGGGGCGCGCGCTTGAGCTGCAGGCCGGGCGTTTGTGCCTGGTCGCTTCCGGACGGAGTCCGGCTCCCCGGGAGCTGGAACAGATGGTCGTGTGTGCCAAGGCCGTTCGAGAGCGTTATCCTCAACTTGAGTTATGCTGCTGTCTCGGATTCTTGTCCAAAGACGAGGCGGAGGCGTTGAAAACCGCCGGGGTAGATGCCGTCAACCACAACCTGAATACGAGCGAGCATTATTACGGGAACATTTGCCAGACCCATTCCTATACGGACCGTCTTTCCACCCTTCAGGGGATCCGTCAGGCCGGCTTGTCGGCCTGCAGCGGGGCTTTGGTCGGGATGGGGGAAACGCCGGATGACATTCTGGATCTGGCCTATGCGCTGAGGGAACTCGACGTGGAGTCTCTCCCTGTGAACTTTCTCATGCCGATCGAAGGAACCCTCCTGGCGCACCAGACAACCCTCACCCCCACCCGGTGCTTGAGCATCCTCTGTCTGTTTCGCTTTCTGAATCCGCGCGCCTCGCTTCGGATCGCCGGGGGCCGTGAAATTCATCTGCGTTCTCTGCAGTCGCTGGGACTCTATGTGGCGAACTCCATCTTCATCGGCGATTACCTGACGACCAAAGGTCAGCCGGCAGAGGACGATCTGGCCATGATCCGGGACATGGGTTTTGCGATTGAAGGGCATGCGCTCCCGGACGATGCGCCCGCACCGGTCCCTCAGGTGGTCCTGAAATGA
- a CDS encoding acylphosphatase, giving the protein MRRFLSNLMGVGPRARAYIRIRGRVYEGGYHFHVESRARCRALKGWMRIHNLPIESVIEMEVEGTRYRIERFLEDLQKGPGAAKVYKADVQWKTDKNEFRDFRSHL; this is encoded by the coding sequence ATGCGACGGTTTCTGTCTAACCTGATGGGAGTGGGACCACGGGCCCGCGCGTACATTCGGATCCGGGGACGCGTTTATGAGGGTGGGTATCATTTTCACGTCGAATCACGGGCACGTTGCCGGGCTCTGAAAGGATGGATGCGGATTCACAACTTACCGATAGAAAGCGTAATCGAGATGGAAGTCGAAGGAACCCGCTATCGGATTGAACGCTTTCTGGAAGACCTGCAAAAGGGCCCGGGGGCCGCCAAAGTTTACAAAGCCGATGTCCAATGGAAGACGGACAAAAACGAATTCCGCGATTTCCGCTCCCATCTATAA